In Desulfomonile tiedjei DSM 6799, a genomic segment contains:
- a CDS encoding MarR family transcriptional regulator, producing MDEKEITVLSTMKNLGKPVRPGDVAKALNLDSKEVSKIIDGLKKKGMVISPKRCYYAPSDS from the coding sequence ATGGACGAAAAAGAAATAACCGTACTGAGCACTATGAAAAATTTGGGAAAGCCCGTGAGACCGGGTGACGTGGCAAAAGCATTGAATCTGGACTCAAAGGAAGTATCAAAAATAATTGACGGTCTGAAGAAGAAGGGAATGGTCATTTCTCCCAAACGCTGCTATTACGCTCCTTCGGATTCTTGA